The Thermoanaerobaculum aquaticum genome includes a region encoding these proteins:
- a CDS encoding TatD family hydrolase, translating into MTDSHAHLSMFPKDQRRLLLDEAQEQGVSRVLVPATGREDLEEVAHLPEELDSGVFAALGFHPHQASELDSGWKAKLEKLLALPGVVAVGEIGLDYHYMNSPKEDQLKAFRWQLRLAQEAGLPVVLHHREAWGDFVVVLQEHPGIRGVAHSFTEGAEGAGVMVGMGLYVGISGMVTFPKGENVRAAVRACPQERLLVETDAPFLAPVPHRGQPNRPAWVRVVAERVAQERQVTLAELEAQTDANFTRLFLEREKPA; encoded by the coding sequence ATGACCGATTCCCACGCGCATTTGAGCATGTTCCCAAAGGACCAAAGGCGCCTCTTGCTTGACGAGGCGCAGGAGCAGGGGGTCAGCAGGGTGCTGGTGCCGGCCACCGGGCGGGAAGACCTGGAAGAGGTGGCCCACCTTCCCGAGGAGCTGGACTCCGGTGTGTTTGCGGCCTTGGGGTTTCACCCCCACCAAGCCAGCGAGCTAGACTCCGGATGGAAGGCAAAACTAGAAAAGCTTTTGGCGCTTCCCGGGGTGGTGGCGGTGGGGGAAATCGGGCTCGATTACCACTACATGAACTCCCCCAAGGAAGACCAGCTCAAGGCCTTTCGCTGGCAGCTGCGGCTGGCCCAGGAGGCAGGGTTGCCGGTGGTGCTGCACCATCGGGAGGCCTGGGGGGATTTCGTGGTAGTGCTGCAGGAGCATCCGGGCATCCGCGGTGTGGCTCACTCCTTCACCGAAGGGGCGGAAGGTGCCGGGGTCATGGTGGGGATGGGGCTTTACGTGGGTATTTCCGGCATGGTGACCTTCCCCAAAGGGGAAAACGTCCGAGCGGCGGTCCGGGCGTGCCCTCAAGAGCGGCTTTTGGTGGAAACCGATGCTCCGTTTCTGGCGCCGGTGCCCCATCGCGGCCAGCCCAACCGTCCCGCCTGGGTGCGGGTGGTGGCGGAACGGGTGGCCCAGGAGCGGCAGGTGACCCTTGCCGAGCTGGAGGCGCAAACCGATGCCAACTTCACCCGGCTTTTCCTGGAGCGGGAAAAGCCCGCTTAA
- a CDS encoding Gfo/Idh/MocA family protein produces the protein MGERIAVVVVGVGHLGKHHLRLASTLPFWRCVGAFDTDAFKLEQLCREYGVPPLRSLAEAAELAQAAIVATPTVTHREVAGLFLTQGKHVLVEKPLAASVAEGQELVTLAREHRVVLGVGHVEYFNPAVQALLARHPRPRYLETQRLSPFTRRSLDVDVVLDLMIHDLHIAQALNGKSPIAEIRAVGVPVLSRQVDLANVRVAFANGCIATLTASRVSSERVRKLRLFEPDAYFSVDYAEQTVSAYRLDRSGPEPQILPVPVEVTKAEPLAEEHRAFAARIRGEEGPFVTGEEGLLALTAARAIVEAIGTP, from the coding sequence ATGGGCGAACGAATTGCGGTGGTGGTGGTGGGAGTGGGTCATCTGGGGAAGCATCACCTGCGTTTGGCGTCCACGCTGCCCTTCTGGCGCTGTGTGGGCGCTTTTGATACCGATGCTTTCAAGCTCGAACAGCTCTGCCGCGAGTACGGTGTGCCCCCGCTCCGCTCGCTGGCGGAAGCAGCAGAGCTGGCCCAGGCGGCCATTGTCGCCACCCCCACCGTCACCCACCGGGAGGTGGCCGGGCTTTTCCTCACGCAGGGCAAGCACGTTCTGGTGGAAAAACCGCTGGCCGCCAGCGTTGCTGAGGGCCAGGAACTGGTTACGCTGGCGCGGGAGCATCGGGTGGTGCTGGGTGTGGGGCACGTGGAGTACTTCAACCCGGCGGTGCAAGCGCTGCTCGCCCGCCACCCCCGCCCCCGCTATCTGGAAACCCAGCGCCTTTCGCCCTTTACCCGCCGGTCGCTGGACGTGGACGTGGTGCTGGACCTCATGATTCACGACCTGCACATTGCCCAGGCCCTCAACGGCAAAAGCCCCATTGCCGAAATTCGCGCGGTGGGGGTGCCGGTGCTTTCCAGGCAGGTGGATTTGGCCAACGTCCGCGTGGCCTTCGCCAACGGGTGTATTGCCACCCTCACCGCCAGCCGGGTCTCCTCGGAGCGGGTGCGCAAGCTCAGGCTCTTTGAGCCGGATGCCTACTTTTCGGTGGACTACGCCGAGCAAACCGTAAGCGCCTACCGCTTGGACCGCAGCGGGCCGGAGCCGCAAATCCTGCCGGTGCCGGTGGAGGTCACGAAAGCTGAGCCTTTGGCGGAGGAACACCGGGCCTTTGCCGCGCGCATCCGCGGCGAGGAGGGGCCCTTCGTCACCGGCGAGGAGGGGCTTTTGGCGCTTACGGCCGCCCGGGCCATCGTGGAGGCCATCGGCACCCCTTGA